One stretch of Flavobacterium sp. 9 DNA includes these proteins:
- a CDS encoding glycosyltransferase has translation MKILLVGEFSRLHNSLKEGLKNLGHQVLIIGHNDGFKKFPVDILIQKKWDTGILKKIKISIYKITSFDISSYLTYRQFLKHKKECSGFDVVQLINENSFYCTYKFEKKIISHLLKNNQKLYLLSSGYDYLNVKYCFENPDFKSVIPLYINHKIDAKSFGNVLKFQKNSFKKLHQFIYKNCNGIISSDLDYHLPLTGNSKYLGLIPNPINVSKIEFNPIKIDDKIIIFHGINTSNYLKKGNNIFEEVLKIIEQKYSDKIDIITTKDIPYNKYIDLYNKAHILLDQVYSYDQGYNALEAMAKGKVVFTGAETEFMEYYNLTERVCINAKPDADYLVNELSFLIENPAEIIAISERARAFIENDHYYLKIAQKYAETWENN, from the coding sequence ATGAAAATTTTACTGGTAGGCGAATTTAGCCGTTTGCATAATTCTTTAAAAGAAGGTCTGAAAAATTTGGGGCACCAAGTTCTAATTATTGGTCATAATGATGGTTTTAAAAAATTTCCTGTCGATATTCTAATTCAAAAGAAATGGGATACAGGAATTTTAAAAAAAATAAAAATATCTATTTACAAGATCACAAGTTTTGATATTAGTTCTTACTTAACTTATCGTCAGTTTTTAAAACACAAAAAAGAATGTTCGGGTTTTGATGTCGTTCAACTTATTAATGAAAACAGCTTTTATTGTACTTATAAATTTGAAAAAAAGATAATTTCACATCTCTTAAAAAACAATCAAAAATTATATTTATTAAGTTCAGGATATGACTATTTAAATGTGAAATACTGTTTTGAAAATCCTGATTTTAAATCTGTAATTCCATTATACATAAATCATAAAATAGATGCAAAATCTTTTGGAAATGTTTTAAAATTTCAAAAAAACTCATTTAAAAAACTACATCAGTTTATCTATAAAAACTGTAACGGAATTATATCTTCAGATTTAGATTACCATCTTCCATTGACAGGAAATTCTAAATATTTAGGTTTAATTCCAAATCCTATAAACGTTTCAAAAATTGAGTTTAATCCAATAAAAATTGACGATAAAATCATTATTTTCCATGGAATTAATACATCAAATTATTTAAAAAAAGGAAACAATATTTTTGAAGAAGTACTCAAAATTATTGAACAAAAATATTCAGATAAAATTGATATTATAACTACAAAAGATATTCCGTACAATAAATATATAGATTTATATAACAAAGCACACATCTTGCTAGATCAGGTATATTCTTATGATCAAGGATATAATGCTCTTGAAGCAATGGCAAAAGGCAAGGTCGTTTTTACAGGCGCCGAAACTGAATTTATGGAATATTATAATTTAACAGAAAGAGTTTGTATCAACGCCAAACCTGATGCTGATTATCTGGTAAATGAACTCTCTTTTTTAATAGAAAATCCAGCAGAAATAATAGCCATTAGTGAACGAGCCAGAGCCTTTATTGAGAATGATCATTATTATTTGAAAATTGCTCAAAAGTATGCAGAGACATGGGAAAATAATTAG
- a CDS encoding RHS repeat-associated core domain-containing protein codes for MKQYLTYLFLLFINLSFSQQILNKAETVARTVSDPNVIILLNGFSASSAVVNPFIAKIGASSDPFTSGGTTNSTAGESNLSGEVGTGNFHDTKGEIAVGGDGQLQFNFPIALPPSINGVAPQMNLFYTSGFGSGIAGMGFSLSGVTSIKRVGKNIEKNGESKGVQLDYTDFYEFNGQRLLLKTPGDATTYGKDGTEYVTEKFSTLKIKSVGAVSGQSYTGPNSFEITFDNGSQAWYGITTDSQTPLEYNIVKWKDAQGNYITYNYKETNNVSVITSVQWGGNETLGKPHFNSIVFNYVVRDLQEVSYVHGVRFLQDKILSDIVVNANSKQFKKYVIVYDKDANGTNYQYAKTITEYNSQNQAANPVAMIYEGSSASAWAAKSYADNENNKIVGDFDGDGVLDYLKYFDATASTSICTKWERQDHSYNCVKYEVTPAKPKSIRFFKSFMDDTINGDLTVMSSPTFTKEEFNKAVVITFKNSNNEISSRQGIFLKGQIYSVDGNNQLKLEYSKPLTNDKTFRDVFTESGTRGTGDYQSYSVVTTVLDPMQMDLDGDGLSEIIIQIKDNTTSVYETIDSNNPPSPLEKNSAKLPPVKGNVITHTNSVEQYRYMILNLDNRVGAADSFSESPYYNKIFQKPIFGDFKGDGKISILNLETGNSSTITSFKKDKTSQKFTAETSPTSAVFSGLLENAVVGDFNGDKKTDLIIPVAQGTPVSTMNMQLNYKADALAGDWRLYLSTGTGFKEEYKAGIGKWYPFQALNLSNVTASRRINYQALDLDKDGKCELIQFDYYTIDSKLSAGKYSETTVTIMSDNGASSTIDVNFKRGYNSSFKNDGLFDYNELVGDFYINQINNNIVLLGKNRQDVSQGFMYTFSLYDTSKTSRINTITQGNIPTVIEYKELDSQLDSDFYASSKKEKYPYVELDRVSKSFVVAQLRQLERKKDFKYRGLLAHVNGKGMIGFRKSARTNWYASGFENTKIWSGLEIDPLQSGSVIKEWSTREDSAVFPTDVSVNNSQLLSFKFLEYTTDKSVTTGVETIVPYRSTEKDFLKNRTEITTMTYGSFYLVTKIETNINNGFATITSNTSYLDNATGTGKDYYVGRVKEKEDIVIAYSDTKKSKTAYTYENGLPKTITTFNQDYSKSVTDTYTYDGFGNVIEKKKANNQDSQAQSLKSEYDAKGLFVVKSTDNLGLITQNTSNDWGQILTQTDPLGNTLTNTYDGWGKLTKSKQNLTGTTTYTYEKQGDDIVVAEYSPTGNIKETRTNKKGEQYLIRTKGFESGSYIAQQVEYDAVGRKIRESELYDQAETPKWNVFSYDSSVFPAKVTVTGFNGKILETQVIGLTTTAKELNGYNRVNRKTSDVLGNTIESEDKGGVVKFAYNAAGQNVSATYGQNIVVTKYDSWGRKSEFTDPSNGTYRYDYDGLGKLLKETSPKGTKEYVYDPKGQLITQKELSVGDNAKATNKSISFIYNNLGMVTDRKGTTNGKSYLTYLTYDANGRVLTTSENSNGKLFFKKNITYDDKGRVISYDKGLYSSGLMTQTSLQNVYNTWSGDLYQIKDKNTGKVLSQINKVNANGQLLKVNLGAVTIDNNYDGNNFLTSTAHVSAVQPNVLQMTYSFDAIKNELKTRSRKGGIVVNEVFTYDDNNRLKSWTNPKTGILSTNTYDDKGRIVENDQTGTTTFRTDKIYQADTQVLNAVGVQNYNNNIPLTISYNENNDPIYIDAQNGDAQFSYGLTEMRQMVTYGGNFAEDKQGKFTKYYSEDGSYEITTDNTTGKEKHILYIGNPYDSDIIYTKNYTDASAKYLFLHKDYLGSILAISDEAGNLVEQRHFDAWGNLTNGVLSILDRGYTSHEHFAELAIIHMNGRLYDPMQRRFLNADENIQDPYNTQCYNKYGYVTNNPLLFNDPNGEFFGLGEGLLAAVVIGAIIGTASYMIGVTAAIMNGADASLSLSGMLKSAFWGAVSGAVTFGIGSCFTVAATGANTAFASSLQSAKFLVQAAAHGVAQGAMAMMQSGGAGFLSGAAGGFFGSLGATAWNAGAGEFARKGAGTIAFGALTGGVGAELAGGNFWQGAVTGGLVSGLNDVMHSFMEKQARKAFVKRFHKTNPFAKPEMNESSVYALLDDVDGLDALHKKSNYKIEVSYRKNSGMRGYTDNKTHYFYEDAFTSNFKLASTMFHEFYHAFQEVFMGGLAYRLAAKEGPLGYINGIAPLGGERYLERSAYEFEWYLGNHSTYVSEGIYNFRKL; via the coding sequence ATGAAACAATACCTCACTTATCTTTTCTTATTATTTATAAACTTAAGTTTTTCCCAGCAAATACTTAATAAAGCGGAAACAGTAGCAAGAACAGTTTCTGATCCTAATGTGATTATTTTATTGAATGGATTTAGCGCTAGTTCTGCAGTAGTGAATCCATTCATAGCGAAGATCGGAGCGAGTTCAGATCCATTTACAAGTGGAGGAACAACAAATTCCACTGCAGGAGAAAGCAACTTGTCAGGAGAGGTAGGAACGGGAAATTTTCATGATACCAAAGGTGAGATAGCTGTAGGGGGTGATGGGCAACTACAGTTTAACTTCCCAATTGCATTGCCTCCAAGTATTAATGGAGTTGCTCCCCAAATGAATTTGTTTTATACAAGCGGTTTTGGTTCAGGTATTGCAGGTATGGGATTTTCTCTTTCGGGTGTTACCAGTATTAAAAGAGTTGGTAAAAACATCGAAAAAAATGGAGAATCTAAAGGTGTGCAACTTGACTATACTGATTTTTATGAGTTTAATGGACAAAGACTATTGCTAAAAACTCCTGGTGATGCTACAACCTATGGAAAAGACGGTACTGAATATGTTACGGAAAAATTTTCAACTCTAAAAATAAAATCTGTTGGTGCAGTTAGCGGTCAGTCTTACACAGGTCCAAATTCATTCGAAATTACTTTTGATAATGGTTCTCAGGCGTGGTACGGTATAACTACGGATTCACAAACTCCGTTGGAATATAATATTGTAAAATGGAAAGATGCTCAAGGCAACTACATAACATACAATTATAAAGAAACTAATAATGTATCAGTAATTACTAGTGTGCAATGGGGAGGAAATGAAACTTTAGGCAAACCACATTTCAATTCTATTGTTTTTAATTATGTCGTTCGAGATCTGCAAGAAGTATCATATGTACATGGAGTTAGATTTTTGCAGGACAAAATACTTTCAGATATTGTGGTCAATGCTAATAGTAAACAGTTCAAGAAATATGTAATCGTATATGATAAAGATGCAAATGGAACCAACTACCAATATGCTAAGACTATAACTGAATACAATTCTCAAAATCAGGCTGCAAACCCAGTAGCTATGATCTACGAAGGGTCAAGTGCATCGGCTTGGGCTGCAAAATCATATGCAGATAATGAGAATAATAAAATTGTAGGAGATTTTGATGGAGATGGAGTTTTGGATTATTTAAAGTACTTTGATGCAACTGCATCAACTTCAATATGTACTAAATGGGAAAGACAAGATCATAGTTATAATTGTGTAAAATATGAGGTAACACCTGCCAAACCTAAATCAATACGATTTTTTAAATCGTTTATGGATGATACAATAAATGGAGATTTGACTGTGATGAGTTCTCCAACATTTACAAAGGAAGAATTTAATAAAGCTGTAGTTATAACATTTAAAAACAGTAACAATGAAATTAGTTCCAGGCAAGGTATTTTTTTAAAAGGACAGATATATTCAGTAGATGGAAATAATCAATTAAAATTAGAATATAGCAAGCCATTAACAAATGATAAAACTTTTAGAGATGTCTTTACAGAATCGGGAACAAGAGGAACAGGTGATTATCAGAGCTATAGTGTAGTTACAACTGTTTTGGATCCTATGCAAATGGATTTGGATGGTGATGGACTATCGGAAATTATTATTCAAATTAAAGACAATACAACATCAGTTTATGAAACTATTGATAGTAACAATCCGCCAAGTCCGTTAGAAAAAAATAGCGCAAAATTACCTCCGGTAAAAGGAAATGTAATTACGCATACTAATTCAGTAGAGCAATATAGATATATGATATTGAATCTCGATAATAGAGTTGGTGCAGCGGATTCTTTCTCCGAATCTCCCTATTATAATAAAATTTTTCAAAAACCGATATTTGGTGATTTTAAAGGAGATGGAAAAATATCAATACTTAATCTTGAGACAGGTAATTCATCAACCATAACATCGTTTAAAAAAGACAAAACTTCACAAAAATTTACAGCAGAAACAAGCCCGACTTCAGCTGTTTTTAGCGGATTACTAGAAAATGCTGTTGTAGGAGATTTCAATGGAGATAAAAAGACCGATTTGATAATACCGGTTGCTCAGGGTACTCCTGTATCGACAATGAATATGCAGCTAAACTATAAAGCAGATGCGCTTGCAGGAGACTGGAGACTTTATCTTTCTACTGGTACAGGATTCAAAGAAGAATATAAAGCTGGAATAGGTAAATGGTATCCTTTTCAAGCTTTAAATTTATCAAATGTAACCGCTTCAAGAAGAATAAATTATCAGGCTTTAGATCTTGATAAAGATGGAAAATGCGAATTGATTCAGTTTGATTATTACACCATAGATTCTAAATTATCTGCCGGAAAATACTCAGAAACTACTGTAACTATAATGAGCGATAACGGTGCTAGCAGTACGATTGATGTTAATTTTAAACGAGGGTATAATTCCTCATTCAAAAATGATGGTTTGTTTGATTATAACGAACTTGTAGGTGATTTTTATATCAATCAAATTAACAATAATATTGTACTTCTAGGTAAAAATCGACAAGATGTTTCTCAAGGATTTATGTACACTTTTAGTCTTTATGATACTTCAAAAACATCAAGGATCAATACAATAACGCAAGGTAATATCCCTACCGTAATTGAATATAAGGAGTTGGATTCACAGTTGGATTCTGATTTTTATGCTTCCTCTAAAAAAGAAAAATATCCTTATGTAGAATTAGACAGAGTATCGAAATCTTTTGTAGTAGCACAATTGCGTCAACTTGAAAGGAAGAAGGACTTTAAATACCGCGGACTTTTAGCTCATGTAAATGGTAAAGGAATGATTGGTTTTCGTAAATCTGCGCGTACTAATTGGTATGCTTCGGGTTTTGAAAATACTAAAATCTGGTCTGGTTTAGAAATTGATCCATTGCAAAGTGGTTCTGTAATTAAAGAATGGAGTACAAGGGAAGATAGTGCTGTTTTTCCGACAGATGTTTCTGTAAATAATTCACAGCTCTTATCATTTAAATTTTTAGAATATACAACAGATAAGTCGGTAACAACAGGAGTAGAGACAATAGTGCCGTATCGATCTACTGAAAAAGATTTCTTAAAGAATAGAACTGAAATCACTACTATGACGTATGGAAGTTTTTATTTGGTTACAAAAATAGAAACTAATATCAATAATGGTTTTGCGACAATAACATCTAATACGAGTTATCTGGACAATGCTACTGGTACAGGAAAAGATTATTATGTCGGGAGAGTTAAAGAAAAAGAAGATATCGTAATCGCGTACAGCGATACTAAAAAGAGTAAAACGGCTTATACTTATGAAAATGGTTTACCTAAAACAATAACAACATTTAATCAGGATTATTCAAAGTCTGTTACTGATACTTACACTTATGATGGTTTTGGTAATGTTATTGAAAAAAAGAAAGCCAACAATCAGGACAGTCAAGCTCAATCCCTCAAAAGCGAGTATGACGCAAAAGGATTATTTGTTGTAAAAAGCACCGATAATTTAGGCTTGATTACGCAAAATACTAGTAATGACTGGGGGCAAATACTAACACAGACAGATCCGTTAGGAAACACTCTTACTAATACTTATGATGGATGGGGAAAACTGACTAAATCTAAACAGAACTTAACAGGTACCACCACCTATACATATGAAAAACAAGGAGATGATATAGTTGTTGCCGAATACAGTCCAACAGGTAATATAAAAGAAACACGTACCAACAAAAAAGGAGAGCAATATCTTATAAGAACCAAAGGATTTGAATCAGGATCTTATATTGCGCAGCAGGTAGAGTACGATGCAGTTGGTAGAAAAATAAGAGAAAGTGAACTCTATGATCAGGCTGAAACACCAAAATGGAATGTGTTTAGTTATGATAGCTCTGTTTTTCCTGCAAAAGTGACTGTAACAGGCTTTAATGGAAAAATTTTAGAGACACAGGTTATAGGGCTTACGACAACTGCAAAAGAGTTAAATGGCTACAATAGAGTCAACCGAAAAACTAGTGATGTATTGGGTAATACTATAGAATCTGAAGATAAAGGAGGTGTTGTAAAATTTGCATACAACGCTGCAGGTCAAAATGTTTCGGCAACTTATGGTCAAAATATTGTAGTGACAAAGTATGATTCCTGGGGGAGGAAATCAGAATTTACAGATCCATCCAACGGAACTTATCGATATGACTATGATGGGCTTGGTAAATTGTTAAAAGAAACTAGTCCAAAAGGAACAAAAGAGTATGTATACGATCCCAAAGGACAGTTGATTACTCAAAAAGAATTATCAGTAGGAGATAATGCTAAGGCAACAAATAAATCCATTAGTTTTATTTATAATAATTTAGGAATGGTAACCGATAGAAAAGGTACAACTAATGGAAAAAGTTATCTAACTTACCTGACCTATGATGCAAATGGACGTGTTCTAACCACTAGCGAGAATAGTAATGGCAAGTTATTTTTTAAAAAAAATATAACGTATGATGATAAAGGACGAGTAATTAGTTATGACAAGGGACTATACTCTTCGGGATTGATGACACAAACGAGTCTCCAAAATGTTTATAATACATGGAGTGGTGATTTATATCAGATAAAAGATAAAAATACAGGTAAGGTATTATCACAAATTAATAAAGTGAATGCCAATGGCCAATTACTTAAAGTTAATTTAGGTGCAGTAACTATTGATAATAACTATGATGGGAATAATTTTCTAACATCAACAGCACATGTTTCGGCAGTACAGCCTAATGTATTGCAAATGACTTACTCTTTTGATGCTATTAAAAATGAACTAAAAACTCGTTCCAGAAAGGGAGGAATAGTTGTTAATGAAGTATTTACTTATGACGATAATAACCGATTAAAAAGCTGGACAAACCCTAAAACAGGGATTTTATCGACTAATACTTACGACGATAAAGGTCGTATTGTAGAAAATGATCAAACAGGAACAACGACTTTCAGAACAGACAAAATATATCAAGCGGACACTCAGGTTCTTAATGCTGTGGGGGTTCAGAATTATAATAATAATATACCATTAACCATAAGCTATAACGAAAATAATGATCCTATATATATAGATGCTCAAAATGGTGATGCTCAATTTAGTTACGGGCTTACTGAAATGAGGCAAATGGTAACTTATGGTGGTAATTTTGCAGAAGATAAACAGGGAAAATTTACTAAATATTATAGTGAAGATGGTAGTTACGAAATTACAACAGACAATACTACGGGAAAAGAAAAACATATATTATACATAGGAAATCCTTACGATAGCGATATTATTTATACGAAAAATTATACTGATGCTAGTGCAAAATATCTATTTTTACATAAGGACTATTTGGGAAGTATACTGGCAATAAGTGATGAAGCTGGTAATTTGGTAGAACAACGTCATTTTGATGCGTGGGGTAATCTAACAAATGGGGTATTAAGTATATTAGACCGAGGATATACAAGTCACGAACATTTTGCAGAATTGGCTATTATACACATGAATGGAAGATTGTATGATCCGATGCAAAGACGTTTTTTGAATGCAGATGAAAATATCCAGGACCCTTATAATACTCAATGTTACAATAAATATGGGTATGTAACGAATAATCCACTACTATTTAATGATCCAAATGGTGAATTTTTTGGTTTAGGTGAGGGGTTACTTGCCGCTGTTGTCATAGGAGCAATAATAGGAACGGCAAGTTATATGATAGGGGTTACAGCTGCCATAATGAATGGTGCCGATGCCAGTTTAAGTTTATCCGGAATGCTTAAATCAGCATTTTGGGGAGCGGTATCAGGCGCTGTGACTTTTGGTATAGGAAGTTGTTTTACTGTCGCAGCCACAGGAGCTAATACGGCATTTGCTTCAAGTCTTCAAAGTGCAAAATTTCTGGTACAGGCAGCAGCGCATGGTGTAGCACAAGGAGCAATGGCAATGATGCAATCCGGTGGTGCAGGTTTTCTTAGTGGTGCAGCTGGAGGATTTTTTGGTAGTTTGGGCGCAACAGCCTGGAATGCAGGAGCAGGTGAATTTGCTAGAAAGGGAGCTGGAACAATTGCCTTTGGAGCATTAACCGGAGGTGTAGGGGCAGAACTTGCAGGAGGTAATTTTTGGCAAGGAGCCGTTACAGGAGGTCTTGTTTCTGGATTGAATGATGTGATGCATTCATTCATGGAAAAACAAGCAAGAAAGGCTTTTGTAAAAAGATTTCACAAGACAAATCCATTTGCGAAACCAGAGATGAATGAGTCGTCAGTATATGCTTTATTAGACGATGTTGATGGTTTGGATGCACTTCATAAAAAAAGTAATTATAAAATTGAAGTAAGTTATAGAAAAAATTCTGGTATGAGAGGTTATACTGATAATAAAACACATTATTTTTATGAGGATGCATTTACATCAAATTTTAAATTAGCCTCTACTATGTTTCATGAATTTTATCATGCCTTTCAAGAGGTTTTTATGGGAGGATTGGCATATAGATTAGCCGCGAAAGAAGGGCCATTAGGTTATATTAATGGTATAGCACCATTAGGAGGTGAGAGATATTTAGAAAGATCTGCATATGAGTTTGAATGGTATTTAGGAAATCATAGTACATATGTTTCTGAAGGAATTTATAATTTTAGAAAATTATGA
- a CDS encoding glycosyltransferase, whose translation MINSKLKVAIVSTSLATGGAERFASLLSKMLEDDIVEVHNIIINDVVDYNYSGKLYNIGKLSDSGFSLYKKIKKGFLLHQYLKQNKIQLIIDNRPRNHFLREIISSLIYGNRKKWFVIHSFNLENYFPRPYFLSKKIYQKADKLICVSKEIEDLVIEKFNFSNIVTIYNPFEISEFGINKEVSQSDKYILFFGRFNEKVKNFSLMLEAFLKSEIYNSGYSLYLLGEGPDLKFIQKKIKDLDLKKFVRIIPSKQNPYEYISKSKYTVLTSHFEGFPMSVIESLAIGIPVISVNCKSGPKEIIQSEFNGLLVENYNSTLLAEAFKKMIYDEELFRFCKNNAAQSVAHLSLENISIQWKNLILQIK comes from the coding sequence ATGATAAATTCAAAACTCAAGGTAGCAATTGTTTCAACTTCTCTGGCAACTGGTGGTGCAGAACGTTTCGCCTCTTTGTTGAGTAAGATGCTTGAAGATGATATCGTTGAGGTTCATAATATAATCATTAATGATGTTGTTGATTATAATTATAGTGGTAAATTATATAATATAGGAAAGCTTTCAGACAGTGGATTTTCACTTTATAAAAAAATAAAAAAAGGTTTTCTATTGCATCAATATCTAAAACAGAATAAAATTCAGCTGATTATTGATAATCGCCCACGGAATCATTTTTTAAGAGAAATTATTTCGAGTTTAATTTATGGTAATAGAAAAAAATGGTTTGTAATTCACAGTTTTAATCTGGAAAATTATTTCCCAAGACCTTATTTTTTATCAAAAAAGATATATCAAAAAGCCGATAAATTAATTTGTGTCTCAAAAGAAATAGAAGATTTAGTTATAGAAAAATTTAATTTTTCGAATATAGTGACAATCTACAATCCTTTTGAAATTTCTGAATTCGGAATTAATAAAGAAGTTTCTCAATCAGATAAATATATTTTGTTTTTTGGAAGGTTTAACGAGAAGGTAAAAAATTTCAGTTTGATGCTGGAGGCTTTTTTAAAATCTGAAATTTATAATTCTGGTTACTCATTATATTTATTGGGTGAAGGTCCAGATTTAAAATTTATTCAAAAAAAAATAAAGGATTTAGATTTGAAGAAATTTGTGAGAATAATTCCGTCAAAGCAAAATCCTTACGAATACATTTCAAAATCAAAATATACTGTTTTAACGAGCCATTTTGAAGGTTTTCCGATGTCTGTAATAGAATCATTAGCCATTGGAATACCGGTAATTTCTGTAAATTGTAAATCTGGACCAAAGGAAATTATTCAATCGGAGTTTAATGGTTTATTGGTAGAAAATTATAATTCAACTTTGCTTGCAGAAGCTTTTAAAAAGATGATTTATGATGAAGAGTTGTTTCGTTTTTGTAAAAATAATGCCGCCCAAAGTGTAGCGCATTTATCTCTCGAAAATATTTCCATACAATGGAAAAATTTAATACTACAAATAAAATAG
- a CDS encoding FdtA/QdtA family cupin domain-containing protein — MNNIKNVRLIEIPKIQDRRGNLSVIEGKAIPFTLKRVYYLYDVPSGSKRGGHAHKKQQEFLIALSGSFDVVLKDGKSIETITLNRPNFGLLIEDGIWRELKNFSSGSVCLVLASDEFDEEDYIREFKEFKLFKNR; from the coding sequence ATGAACAATATAAAGAATGTTCGGTTAATCGAAATTCCAAAAATTCAGGATAGGCGAGGTAATCTTTCTGTTATTGAAGGTAAAGCGATACCATTTACATTAAAAAGAGTGTATTATTTGTACGATGTGCCTAGCGGAAGTAAACGTGGCGGTCATGCTCATAAAAAGCAACAAGAGTTTTTAATTGCATTAAGCGGAAGTTTTGATGTGGTTCTGAAAGACGGAAAATCAATTGAGACTATAACGCTTAACAGGCCAAATTTTGGATTGTTAATTGAAGATGGAATCTGGAGAGAATTAAAAAATTTTTCTTCAGGATCCGTTTGTCTTGTACTGGCTTCTGATGAATTTGATGAAGAGGATTATATTAGAGAATTTAAAGAATTTAAGTTATTTAAAAACCGATGA
- a CDS encoding glycosyltransferase family 2 protein, which yields MAFFSVIIPLYNKENFIENTIKSVLNQTFQDFEIIVINDGSTDKSEEKLLQFKDSRIQYFSKDNEGVSIARNFGIEKAKSDFITFLDADDYWYPNFLKVMHEAIQLFPEQKVFSGAIEIETSKKPFPATYSIQKTGDFELVNYFHGSLKTTAICTSCAVFDKDLFKEIGVFDPKIKSGQDTDLWIRIGLIYPAVFSWKILARYVYDENSLSKNNNFLNSKMDFSKFSELEKTNTDLKLFLDLNRFSLAIKSKLVSDKAMFNYYYNGIDLKKISFKKRFLLQLPPFFLQFLIQIKLKMANLGIGSSVFK from the coding sequence ATGGCTTTTTTTTCTGTTATAATCCCATTATACAACAAAGAAAATTTTATCGAAAACACGATAAAAAGTGTCTTGAATCAAACTTTTCAGGACTTCGAAATTATTGTAATCAATGATGGATCAACAGATAAAAGCGAAGAGAAACTATTACAATTTAAAGATTCTAGAATTCAATATTTCTCCAAAGACAACGAAGGTGTTTCTATAGCTCGGAATTTTGGCATCGAAAAAGCAAAATCTGATTTCATAACTTTTCTTGATGCCGATGATTACTGGTACCCAAATTTTTTGAAAGTAATGCATGAAGCTATACAGCTTTTTCCGGAACAAAAAGTTTTTTCCGGAGCAATTGAAATTGAAACTTCAAAGAAACCATTTCCAGCCACATATTCCATACAAAAAACAGGCGATTTTGAATTAGTCAATTACTTTCATGGAAGTTTAAAAACAACAGCAATTTGCACTTCTTGTGCTGTATTTGATAAAGATCTTTTTAAAGAAATTGGGGTATTTGATCCAAAAATAAAAAGTGGCCAGGATACTGATCTCTGGATTAGAATAGGCTTGATATATCCTGCTGTATTCTCTTGGAAAATTCTTGCCCGTTATGTTTATGATGAAAATAGTTTATCTAAAAACAATAACTTTTTAAATTCTAAAATGGACTTTTCAAAATTTTCCGAGCTCGAAAAAACAAATACCGATCTTAAACTTTTTTTAGATTTAAATCGTTTTTCACTCGCAATCAAAAGCAAATTAGTTTCGGACAAAGCCATGTTTAACTATTACTATAACGGAATTGATTTAAAAAAAATTAGTTTCAAAAAAAGATTTCTATTGCAGCTTCCTCCCTTTTTTCTACAATTTTTAATTCAGATAAAACTCAAAATGGCAAACCTTGGAATTGGCTCATCGGTTTTTAAATAA